A genomic window from Panthera tigris isolate Pti1 chromosome B4, P.tigris_Pti1_mat1.1, whole genome shotgun sequence includes:
- the GRAP2 gene encoding GRB2-related adapter protein 2 isoform X1: protein MRRDTNGTKWESVTGPHATTTHVLSSSSHRNMEAIAKFDFTASGEDELSFHTGDVLKILSNQEEWFKAELGSQEGYVPKNFIDIQFPEWFHEGLSRHQAENLLMGKEVGFFIIRASQSSPGDFSISVRHEDDVQHFKVMRDTKGNYFLWTEKFPSLNKLVDYYRTTSISKQKQIFLRDRTREDQGHRGNSLDRRPQGGPHLSGPGGEEIRPSMNRKLSDHPAPPPSQYPPAPPQQQRYLQHPHFHQERRGTSLDINDGHCGVGMASEMNAALMHRRHTDPVQLQVAGSLLRVTVAPKASPAALARQDPSVFPRQRVRWARALYDFEALEDDELGFRCGEVVEVLDSSNPSWWTGRLHNKLGLFPANYVAPMMR from the exons CTTCCCATCGCAACATGGAAGCCATTGCCAAGTTTGACTTCACCGCCTCCGGCGAGGATGAGCTGAGCTTTCACACCGGAGATGTTCTGAAG ATCTTAAGTAACCAAGAGGAGTGGTTCAAGGCGGAGCTTGGGAGCCAAGAAGGATATGTGCCCAAGAATTTTATAGACATCCAGTTTCCTGA ATGGTTTCACGAAGGCCTCTCCCGACACCAGGCAGAGAACTTACTGATGGGCAAGGAGGTTGGTTTCTTCATCATCCGGGCCAGCCAGAGCTCCCCAGGGGACTTCTCCATCTCCGTCAG GCATGAGGATGATGTTCAGCACTTCAAGGTCATGAGAGACACCAAGGGTAATTACTTCCTGTGGACAGAGAAGTTTCCATCTCTAAATAAGCTGGTGGACTACTACAGGACGACCTCCATCTCCAAACAGAAGCAGATCTTTCTGAGGGATAGAACCCGAGAGGATCAG GGTCACCGGGGCAACAGCCTGGACCGGAGGCCCCAGGGAGGCCCACACCTCAGCGGGCCCGGGGGAGAAGAAATCCGGCCGTCGATGAACCGGAAGCTGTCGGATCATCCAGCGCCCCCTCCCTCGCAGTACCCCCCGGCACCGCCACAGCAGCAGCGCTATCTACAGCACCCCCACTTTCATCAG GAACGCCGGGGAACCAGCCTTGACATAAACGACGGGCACTGTGGCGTGGGCATGGCCAGCGAAATGAACGCCGCCCTCATGCACCGGAGACACACAGACCCAGTTCAGCTCCAAGTGGCCGGG AGCCTCCTCCGTGTGACCGTGGCTCCCAAGGCCAGCCCAGCCGCCCTGGCTCGGCAGGACCCCTCTGTGTTTCCCCGACAGCGAGTGCGGTGGGCCCGGGCGCTGTACGACTTCGAGGCCCTTGAGGACGACGAGCTGGGCTTCCGCTGCGGAGAGGTGGTGGAGGTGCTGGACAGCTCCAACCCGTCCTGGTGGACCGGCCGCCTGCACAACAAGCTCGGCCTCTTCCCCGCCAACTACGTGGCCCCCATGATGCGATGA
- the GRAP2 gene encoding GRB2-related adapter protein 2 isoform X2, with amino-acid sequence MRRDTNGTKWESVTGPHATTTHVLSSSSHRNMEAIAKFDFTASGEDELSFHTGDVLKILSNQEEWFKAELGSQEGYVPKNFIDIQFPEWFHEGLSRHQAENLLMGKEVGFFIIRASQSSPGDFSISVRHEDDVQHFKVMRDTKGNYFLWTEKFPSLNKLVDYYRTTSISKQKQIFLRDRTREDQGHRGNSLDRRPQGGPHLSGPGGEEIRPSMNRKLSDHPAPPPSQYPPAPPQQQRYLQHPHFHQERRGTSLDINDGHCGVGMASEMNAALMHRRHTDPVQLQVAGRVRWARALYDFEALEDDELGFRCGEVVEVLDSSNPSWWTGRLHNKLGLFPANYVAPMMR; translated from the exons CTTCCCATCGCAACATGGAAGCCATTGCCAAGTTTGACTTCACCGCCTCCGGCGAGGATGAGCTGAGCTTTCACACCGGAGATGTTCTGAAG ATCTTAAGTAACCAAGAGGAGTGGTTCAAGGCGGAGCTTGGGAGCCAAGAAGGATATGTGCCCAAGAATTTTATAGACATCCAGTTTCCTGA ATGGTTTCACGAAGGCCTCTCCCGACACCAGGCAGAGAACTTACTGATGGGCAAGGAGGTTGGTTTCTTCATCATCCGGGCCAGCCAGAGCTCCCCAGGGGACTTCTCCATCTCCGTCAG GCATGAGGATGATGTTCAGCACTTCAAGGTCATGAGAGACACCAAGGGTAATTACTTCCTGTGGACAGAGAAGTTTCCATCTCTAAATAAGCTGGTGGACTACTACAGGACGACCTCCATCTCCAAACAGAAGCAGATCTTTCTGAGGGATAGAACCCGAGAGGATCAG GGTCACCGGGGCAACAGCCTGGACCGGAGGCCCCAGGGAGGCCCACACCTCAGCGGGCCCGGGGGAGAAGAAATCCGGCCGTCGATGAACCGGAAGCTGTCGGATCATCCAGCGCCCCCTCCCTCGCAGTACCCCCCGGCACCGCCACAGCAGCAGCGCTATCTACAGCACCCCCACTTTCATCAG GAACGCCGGGGAACCAGCCTTGACATAAACGACGGGCACTGTGGCGTGGGCATGGCCAGCGAAATGAACGCCGCCCTCATGCACCGGAGACACACAGACCCAGTTCAGCTCCAAGTGGCCGGG CGAGTGCGGTGGGCCCGGGCGCTGTACGACTTCGAGGCCCTTGAGGACGACGAGCTGGGCTTCCGCTGCGGAGAGGTGGTGGAGGTGCTGGACAGCTCCAACCCGTCCTGGTGGACCGGCCGCCTGCACAACAAGCTCGGCCTCTTCCCCGCCAACTACGTGGCCCCCATGATGCGATGA
- the GRAP2 gene encoding GRB2-related adapter protein 2 isoform X3, producing the protein MEAIAKFDFTASGEDELSFHTGDVLKILSNQEEWFKAELGSQEGYVPKNFIDIQFPEWFHEGLSRHQAENLLMGKEVGFFIIRASQSSPGDFSISVRHEDDVQHFKVMRDTKGNYFLWTEKFPSLNKLVDYYRTTSISKQKQIFLRDRTREDQGHRGNSLDRRPQGGPHLSGPGGEEIRPSMNRKLSDHPAPPPSQYPPAPPQQQRYLQHPHFHQERRGTSLDINDGHCGVGMASEMNAALMHRRHTDPVQLQVAGSLLRVTVAPKASPAALARQDPSVFPRQRVRWARALYDFEALEDDELGFRCGEVVEVLDSSNPSWWTGRLHNKLGLFPANYVAPMMR; encoded by the exons ATGGAAGCCATTGCCAAGTTTGACTTCACCGCCTCCGGCGAGGATGAGCTGAGCTTTCACACCGGAGATGTTCTGAAG ATCTTAAGTAACCAAGAGGAGTGGTTCAAGGCGGAGCTTGGGAGCCAAGAAGGATATGTGCCCAAGAATTTTATAGACATCCAGTTTCCTGA ATGGTTTCACGAAGGCCTCTCCCGACACCAGGCAGAGAACTTACTGATGGGCAAGGAGGTTGGTTTCTTCATCATCCGGGCCAGCCAGAGCTCCCCAGGGGACTTCTCCATCTCCGTCAG GCATGAGGATGATGTTCAGCACTTCAAGGTCATGAGAGACACCAAGGGTAATTACTTCCTGTGGACAGAGAAGTTTCCATCTCTAAATAAGCTGGTGGACTACTACAGGACGACCTCCATCTCCAAACAGAAGCAGATCTTTCTGAGGGATAGAACCCGAGAGGATCAG GGTCACCGGGGCAACAGCCTGGACCGGAGGCCCCAGGGAGGCCCACACCTCAGCGGGCCCGGGGGAGAAGAAATCCGGCCGTCGATGAACCGGAAGCTGTCGGATCATCCAGCGCCCCCTCCCTCGCAGTACCCCCCGGCACCGCCACAGCAGCAGCGCTATCTACAGCACCCCCACTTTCATCAG GAACGCCGGGGAACCAGCCTTGACATAAACGACGGGCACTGTGGCGTGGGCATGGCCAGCGAAATGAACGCCGCCCTCATGCACCGGAGACACACAGACCCAGTTCAGCTCCAAGTGGCCGGG AGCCTCCTCCGTGTGACCGTGGCTCCCAAGGCCAGCCCAGCCGCCCTGGCTCGGCAGGACCCCTCTGTGTTTCCCCGACAGCGAGTGCGGTGGGCCCGGGCGCTGTACGACTTCGAGGCCCTTGAGGACGACGAGCTGGGCTTCCGCTGCGGAGAGGTGGTGGAGGTGCTGGACAGCTCCAACCCGTCCTGGTGGACCGGCCGCCTGCACAACAAGCTCGGCCTCTTCCCCGCCAACTACGTGGCCCCCATGATGCGATGA
- the GRAP2 gene encoding GRB2-related adapter protein 2 isoform X4: MVSRRPLPTPGRELTDGQGGWFLHHPGQPELPRGLLHLRQGHRGNSLDRRPQGGPHLSGPGGEEIRPSMNRKLSDHPAPPPSQYPPAPPQQQRYLQHPHFHQERRGTSLDINDGHCGVGMASEMNAALMHRRHTDPVQLQVAGRVRWARALYDFEALEDDELGFRCGEVVEVLDSSNPSWWTGRLHNKLGLFPANYVAPMMR; encoded by the exons ATGGTTTCACGAAGGCCTCTCCCGACACCAGGCAGAGAACTTACTGATGGGCAAGGAGGTTGGTTTCTTCATCATCCGGGCCAGCCAGAGCTCCCCAGGGGACTTCTCCATCTCCGTCAG GGTCACCGGGGCAACAGCCTGGACCGGAGGCCCCAGGGAGGCCCACACCTCAGCGGGCCCGGGGGAGAAGAAATCCGGCCGTCGATGAACCGGAAGCTGTCGGATCATCCAGCGCCCCCTCCCTCGCAGTACCCCCCGGCACCGCCACAGCAGCAGCGCTATCTACAGCACCCCCACTTTCATCAG GAACGCCGGGGAACCAGCCTTGACATAAACGACGGGCACTGTGGCGTGGGCATGGCCAGCGAAATGAACGCCGCCCTCATGCACCGGAGACACACAGACCCAGTTCAGCTCCAAGTGGCCGGG CGAGTGCGGTGGGCCCGGGCGCTGTACGACTTCGAGGCCCTTGAGGACGACGAGCTGGGCTTCCGCTGCGGAGAGGTGGTGGAGGTGCTGGACAGCTCCAACCCGTCCTGGTGGACCGGCCGCCTGCACAACAAGCTCGGCCTCTTCCCCGCCAACTACGTGGCCCCCATGATGCGATGA